From a single Oxalobacter vibrioformis genomic region:
- the trpB gene encoding tryptophan synthase subunit beta, translated as MSQQFGEMPDKAGYFGEYGGQIIPPELKVAMDKISDAYETVRQTRAFQDELQELYTHYVGRPSPIYFAKKLTERQGGARIFIKREDLNHTGAHKINHCLGQALLAKFMGKTKVIAETGAGQHGVAMATACALVGLPCEIHMGVIDIEKEHPNVTKMKILGATLIPVTRGTQTLKDAVDSAFDEYVKDPDNFLYAIGSAVGPHPFPKMVRDFQMIIGKESREQFLAREKKLPDMIVACVGGGSNSIGMFTEFLPDESVRLVGVEPAGKGLDTPDNAATMTLGTKGTLHGYKCYALQDKDGNTLPVYSIASGLDYPGVGPQHCYLKDMGRVQYESATDQECLDAFITLSRVEGIIPALESAHAVAYAMRAAKELGKDKTILVNLSGRGDKDADFVADYLNL; from the coding sequence ATGTCGCAACAGTTTGGGGAAATGCCGGATAAGGCCGGGTATTTTGGTGAGTATGGCGGGCAGATCATTCCGCCTGAGTTAAAAGTTGCCATGGACAAGATCAGTGATGCCTATGAAACTGTCAGGCAGACAAGGGCGTTCCAGGATGAGTTGCAGGAACTGTATACCCATTACGTTGGTCGCCCCAGCCCGATTTATTTTGCGAAAAAACTGACAGAACGCCAGGGCGGTGCCCGTATTTTCATCAAACGGGAAGACCTGAATCATACCGGTGCGCACAAGATCAATCACTGCCTGGGACAGGCGCTGCTGGCCAAGTTTATGGGAAAGACCAAGGTGATTGCAGAAACCGGGGCCGGGCAGCATGGCGTTGCGATGGCAACCGCCTGTGCGTTGGTAGGGCTTCCCTGTGAAATTCATATGGGCGTCATTGATATTGAAAAAGAACACCCGAATGTCACCAAGATGAAAATCCTGGGCGCGACACTGATTCCGGTTACCCGCGGTACCCAGACGCTGAAGGATGCGGTCGACAGCGCCTTTGATGAGTATGTCAAGGACCCGGATAATTTTCTGTACGCGATTGGCTCTGCGGTTGGACCGCACCCGTTCCCGAAAATGGTGCGCGATTTTCAGATGATTATCGGCAAGGAGTCGCGTGAGCAATTTCTGGCACGCGAAAAAAAACTGCCGGATATGATAGTGGCCTGCGTGGGGGGCGGCTCAAATTCGATTGGGATGTTCACGGAATTTCTGCCGGATGAATCGGTGAGGTTGGTGGGTGTGGAGCCGGCCGGAAAAGGGCTGGATACACCGGACAATGCCGCAACCATGACACTGGGCACCAAGGGCACGCTGCATGGTTATAAATGCTATGCCCTGCAGGACAAGGATGGCAATACATTGCCGGTTTACTCGATTGCATCCGGTCTGGACTATCCGGGTGTTGGCCCCCAGCACTGTTATCTCAAGGACATGGGGCGGGTGCAGTATGAGTCGGCAACAGACCAGGAATGCCTGGATGCCTTTATTACGTTATCTCGTGTGGAGGGGATTATTCCTGCACTGGAAAGTGCGCATGCCGTGGCCTATGCCATGCGGGCGGCAAAGGAGTTGGGCAAGGACAAGACGATCCTGGTCAATCTCTCGGGCAGAGGGGACAAGGATGCGGATTTTGTTGCCGATTATCTTAATCTGTAA
- the pyrE gene encoding orotate phosphoribosyltransferase: MSNLRQDFIQFSVDSGVLRFGEFITKAGRTSPYFFNAGLFNDGASLGRLADFYAQTLLDSGIAFDMLYGPAYKGIPLVAAVAVALSNRGRNAPFAYNRKEAKDHGEGGTLVGAPMAGRVVIVDDVISAGTSVNESVGIIRAAGATPAAVLIALDRMERSGKDDALSEFSAVQEVQNAYHMPVLSIASLDDLMTYLSQDGVDSSLSQYRDAVNAYRARYGAS, encoded by the coding sequence GTGAGTAATTTGCGACAGGATTTTATCCAGTTTTCCGTTGATTCCGGGGTGTTGCGTTTTGGTGAATTTATTACCAAGGCCGGGCGCACATCCCCTTACTTTTTTAATGCCGGATTGTTCAATGATGGTGCCTCACTTGGCAGGCTGGCGGATTTTTATGCGCAGACGCTCCTGGATTCCGGCATTGCGTTCGATATGCTGTATGGTCCGGCTTACAAAGGGATTCCACTGGTTGCTGCGGTAGCAGTCGCATTGTCAAACCGGGGGCGCAATGCGCCTTTTGCCTATAACCGCAAGGAAGCCAAGGATCATGGAGAGGGAGGAACCCTGGTTGGCGCGCCAATGGCCGGGCGGGTTGTCATTGTTGATGATGTGATTTCCGCCGGGACGTCTGTCAATGAATCTGTCGGGATTATCCGGGCCGCTGGTGCGACCCCTGCTGCGGTACTGATTGCGCTGGATCGCATGGAGCGTTCAGGCAAGGATGATGCGCTGTCCGAATTCTCAGCTGTTCAGGAAGTGCAGAATGCCTACCACATGCCGGTGTTGTCGATTGCCAGCCTTGATGACCTGATGACCTATCTTTCGCAGGATGGGGTTGATTCCTCCCTGTCGCAGTACCGTGATGCGGTCAATGCCTATCGCGCTCGTTATGGCGCTTCGTGA
- the ptsP gene encoding phosphoenolpyruvate--protein phosphotransferase, whose translation MASFALHGTTVSRGISIGRAHLIPRAALDVRHYLVPQEKVEAEVTRLEAAIEAVHNELESIWSSLPKDAPVELGAFLDVHAMILSDAMIAKEPLNIIRTRRYNAEWALLTQIEQLSAQFDGIEDPYLRERKADIQQVAERVMKNLQGQVGENMPETAPVLAEIPEEERIDMIVVAYDISPADMLHFRDRTFSGFISEVGSKNSHAAIVARSIDAPAVFGLPNALMLIEQDDWLIIDADTGVVIVNPTSLVLEQYRVRKVAREKALKKLSKLKKTPTMTHDGTPITLMANIEFPDDCNAALENGASGIGLFRSEFLFMSKAGDMSRLPGEEEQFEAYKKAVVIMRGRPVTIRTLDIGADKPIGISDFSVLNPALGKRAIRFCLAEPELFLTQLRAILRASAFGPVKLLIPMLVHAFEIDQSLAMIEQAKSQLKAEKVKFDPNIPIGAMVEVPAAIFALSMFTRRLDFLSIGTNDLIQYSLAIDRVDPEVAHLYNPLHPAILTMLSTVIRAGAKAGLPVSICGELAGDPAMTRLLLGMGLREFSMHSTQLLTVKQEILNASLKELAPRVKRILSLGEPDAIERAVEKVRQLPAAV comes from the coding sequence ATGGCATCTTTCGCGCTTCATGGCACCACGGTTTCGCGTGGCATATCCATTGGTCGCGCCCATCTTATTCCCCGTGCTGCGCTGGATGTGCGTCATTATCTTGTTCCCCAGGAAAAGGTTGAGGCTGAGGTTACGCGGCTGGAGGCTGCTATCGAGGCGGTTCATAATGAACTGGAAAGTATCTGGAGCAGCCTGCCAAAGGATGCGCCGGTTGAGCTGGGCGCCTTTCTGGATGTGCATGCGATGATCCTTTCGGATGCCATGATTGCCAAAGAGCCGCTCAACATCATTCGCACGCGACGATATAATGCGGAATGGGCGCTTTTGACTCAAATTGAGCAATTGTCGGCGCAGTTCGATGGAATTGAAGATCCTTATCTTCGTGAGCGCAAGGCGGATATCCAGCAGGTGGCAGAACGTGTCATGAAAAACCTGCAGGGGCAGGTTGGCGAAAATATGCCTGAGACAGCGCCTGTTCTGGCAGAAATCCCGGAGGAGGAGCGCATCGACATGATTGTCGTGGCGTATGATATTTCTCCTGCTGACATGCTCCATTTTCGTGACCGGACGTTCAGTGGTTTTATTTCTGAAGTCGGCAGTAAAAATTCCCATGCGGCGATTGTCGCCAGAAGTATTGATGCGCCTGCGGTTTTTGGCTTGCCGAATGCATTGATGCTCATCGAACAGGATGACTGGCTGATTATCGATGCAGATACCGGGGTAGTTATTGTCAACCCGACGTCGCTGGTGCTGGAACAATACCGCGTCAGGAAAGTGGCCCGGGAAAAGGCGCTGAAAAAACTCAGCAAGCTGAAAAAGACACCGACAATGACGCACGATGGGACGCCAATCACCCTGATGGCGAACATCGAATTTCCGGATGACTGTAATGCCGCGCTGGAAAACGGAGCAAGCGGCATTGGCCTTTTCCGTTCCGAGTTCCTGTTTATGAGCAAGGCCGGTGACATGAGCCGCCTTCCCGGCGAGGAGGAGCAGTTTGAAGCCTATAAAAAGGCGGTGGTCATCATGCGGGGGCGCCCTGTTACGATCCGCACGCTGGATATTGGTGCCGACAAGCCGATCGGCATTTCTGATTTCAGTGTGCTGAACCCGGCACTGGGCAAGCGTGCCATCCGTTTTTGCCTTGCGGAGCCGGAGCTTTTCCTGACGCAATTACGCGCTATCCTCAGGGCATCGGCTTTTGGTCCGGTAAAGCTGCTGATTCCGATGCTGGTGCATGCTTTTGAGATTGACCAGTCGCTGGCGATGATTGAGCAGGCCAAATCGCAATTGAAGGCCGAAAAGGTGAAGTTTGACCCGAATATTCCTATTGGCGCCATGGTTGAAGTGCCGGCGGCGATTTTTGCCTTGTCCATGTTTACCAGGCGCCTGGATTTTCTGTCGATCGGTACCAATGACCTGATCCAGTATTCCCTGGCGATTGACCGGGTGGATCCGGAAGTGGCCCATTTGTACAATCCCTTGCATCCGGCGATTCTGACCATGTTGTCAACGGTAATCAGGGCGGGAGCAAAGGCTGGTTTGCCGGTATCCATTTGTGGTGAGCTTGCCGGAGATCCTGCCATGACGCGGCTTTTGCTCGGCATGGGGTTGAGGGAGTTTTCCATGCACTCCACCCAGCTTTTGACGGTGAAGCAGGAAATTCTCAATGCCAGCTTAAAAGAGCTTGCACCCAGGGTAAAAAGAATATTGAGTCTGGGAGAGCCGGATGCGATAGAGCGGGCTGTTGAGAAAGTCAGGCAGTTGCCTGCAGCCGTGTAA
- a CDS encoding accessory factor UbiK family protein: MENKNIFDDLQSRINQIIDSSPVKDIEKNIRALITQALSRLDVVTREEFDLQVMTITQLREQINLLQAHLNKLEKKLEKQAGPSDDQTV, translated from the coding sequence ATGGAAAATAAAAATATTTTTGATGATCTGCAATCCCGGATCAACCAGATTATCGACAGCTCCCCCGTAAAAGATATCGAAAAAAATATCCGCGCACTGATAACACAGGCCCTTTCCCGCCTTGATGTTGTCACACGTGAAGAGTTTGACCTGCAGGTCATGACAATCACCCAGTTGCGCGAACAGATCAATCTGTTGCAGGCTCATCTGAACAAACTCGAAAAGAAACTGGAAAAGCAGGCGGGCCCCTCGGATGACCAGACTGTCTGA
- a CDS encoding HesA/MoeB/ThiF family protein, with product MNTRQSERYSRHILLKELGMDGQEKILAAHALVIGAGGLGSPACYYLASAGIGKITLVDDDTVDLSNLQRQILHTTDRIGQPKAVSGKTTLSKINPDIDIIALNERPDEFRLHELAESASVVLDCTDNFASRHIINRVCVASRRPLVSGAALQFDGQVSVYDMRANDAPCYSCLFSADQPFEDRKAAQFGVFAPVVGIIGTIQAAEALKLVAGIGKSLAGSLLILDGLTMSWTRIQLDRNPDCPVCGKHQARAINHEAP from the coding sequence ATGAACACGCGCCAATCCGAACGTTACTCCCGCCATATCCTGCTGAAAGAACTGGGCATGGATGGCCAGGAAAAAATCCTGGCTGCCCATGCCCTTGTCATTGGCGCAGGCGGCCTGGGATCACCTGCCTGCTATTACCTGGCTTCCGCTGGAATCGGGAAAATCACGCTCGTGGATGACGACACAGTAGACTTGTCCAATCTGCAACGGCAAATCCTGCATACAACCGATCGTATCGGCCAGCCGAAAGCCGTTTCCGGAAAAACCACGCTGTCGAAAATCAATCCGGATATCGACATTATTGCGTTAAATGAGCGGCCGGATGAATTCCGCCTGCATGAACTTGCCGAAAGCGCATCGGTTGTTCTGGACTGCACTGATAACTTTGCCAGTCGCCACATCATCAACCGGGTTTGCGTTGCCAGCCGTCGGCCACTGGTATCCGGCGCGGCACTGCAGTTTGACGGACAGGTATCGGTCTATGATATGCGCGCAAACGATGCGCCATGCTACTCCTGCCTGTTTTCAGCCGACCAGCCGTTTGAAGACAGAAAGGCGGCACAATTCGGCGTCTTTGCTCCTGTTGTCGGCATCATCGGCACCATACAGGCTGCAGAAGCCTTGAAACTCGTGGCCGGCATTGGCAAATCACTGGCTGGTTCACTGCTGATTCTTGATGGACTGACCATGTCGTGGACCCGGATACAGCTTGACCGCAATCCGGATTGTCCTGTCTGCGGCAAACACCAGGCCCGCGCCATAAATCACGAAGCGCCATAA
- the metX gene encoding homoserine O-succinyltransferase MetX, translating into MTSVGAVTARSIDFDEPLRLQSGALIANYTLVYETYGTLNADKSNAILICHALNASHHVAGYYEDQPNNIGWWDNMVGPGKPVDTNRFFVIGVNNLGSCFGSTGPMHINPETGKPYGHGFPVVTVEDWVQSQARLADVLGIRKFAAVMGGSLGGMQALAWSMMFPARLEHCIAIASTAKLTAQNIAFNDVARQAILTDPDFHGGDFYAYGVVPKNGLRVARMIGHITYLSNVDMSEKFGRMLRSGQYHFGFGVEFEIESYLHYQGDKFSSYFDANTYLLITRALDYFDPAAPYDGDLTRALAGTQAKFLLASFTTDWRFSSDASRAIVKALIDNRREVTYADIDAPHGHDAFLLTDERYHDLVRSYVDRMWLEIEERGN; encoded by the coding sequence ATGACTTCTGTTGGAGCGGTAACTGCCCGGTCAATTGATTTTGATGAGCCTTTGCGTTTGCAAAGCGGCGCATTGATTGCCAATTACACGCTGGTCTATGAGACCTACGGAACGCTCAACGCGGATAAATCGAATGCGATACTGATCTGTCATGCGTTGAATGCCTCACACCATGTGGCCGGGTATTATGAGGATCAGCCTAATAACATTGGCTGGTGGGACAACATGGTTGGACCGGGAAAGCCGGTTGATACCAACCGTTTTTTTGTCATCGGCGTGAATAACCTGGGCTCCTGCTTTGGTTCTACGGGGCCGATGCATATCAATCCCGAAACGGGCAAGCCTTATGGACATGGTTTTCCTGTTGTCACCGTTGAAGACTGGGTGCAGTCACAGGCCCGTCTTGCTGATGTGCTGGGCATACGGAAATTTGCTGCCGTGATGGGTGGTTCTCTGGGGGGGATGCAGGCGCTGGCGTGGAGCATGATGTTTCCGGCCCGGCTCGAACACTGTATTGCTATTGCATCGACAGCCAAGCTCACAGCCCAGAATATTGCCTTTAATGATGTGGCCCGCCAGGCGATTCTGACCGATCCGGATTTTCACGGCGGCGATTTTTATGCGTATGGTGTCGTGCCGAAAAACGGTTTGCGCGTGGCGCGCATGATAGGCCACATCACGTATCTTTCCAATGTGGACATGTCCGAAAAATTCGGCCGCATGCTGCGTTCGGGCCAGTATCATTTCGGGTTTGGTGTGGAGTTCGAAATCGAATCCTATCTGCATTACCAGGGCGACAAGTTTTCTTCCTATTTTGACGCCAATACCTATCTGCTGATTACCCGGGCGCTGGATTATTTTGATCCCGCAGCACCTTACGATGGCGACCTGACCAGGGCACTTGCCGGTACGCAGGCAAAATTTCTTCTGGCATCATTCACAACGGACTGGCGTTTTTCTTCTGATGCCAGCCGGGCAATCGTCAAGGCGCTGATTGATAACCGGCGGGAAGTGACCTACGCGGATATTGACGCGCCGCACGGGCATGATGCCTTCTTGCTGACGGATGAACGATACCATGACCTGGTCCGATCCTATGTTGACAGGATGTGGCTGGAAATTGAGGAACGGGGGAACTGA
- a CDS encoding HPr family phosphocarrier protein has protein sequence MIERELEIVNKLGLHARASAKLTQLATKYHCEVWMTRNNQRINAKSIMGVMMLAAGKGARVTLETDGSDEAECMEAIVTLINGKFGEAE, from the coding sequence ATGATTGAACGAGAACTGGAAATAGTCAACAAGCTCGGGCTTCATGCCCGTGCTTCTGCCAAGCTGACCCAGCTGGCAACCAAATATCACTGCGAAGTCTGGATGACGCGTAACAATCAGCGAATCAATGCCAAGTCCATCATGGGCGTCATGATGCTGGCTGCCGGCAAGGGGGCACGCGTCACGTTGGAGACGGATGGCTCCGATGAGGCAGAATGCATGGAGGCGATCGTCACCCTCATTAACGGCAAGTTCGGGGAGGCGGAGTAA
- a CDS encoding PTS sugar transporter subunit IIA — protein MIGILLIMHEPLANAFMATASHMFEGKQERIEAIDVRADQDLNDINLVASQAIARLDDGSGVLVLTDVLGGTPSNCCYRLTTQGRVEVIAGVSLPMLLRAITYRENDLETVIEKALSGGKSGAVRIDNCC, from the coding sequence ATGATAGGTATTCTTCTCATCATGCATGAGCCATTGGCCAATGCATTTATGGCCACCGCATCCCATATGTTTGAGGGAAAGCAGGAGCGGATAGAAGCTATTGATGTCAGGGCTGACCAGGATCTGAATGACATTAATCTGGTCGCTTCGCAGGCGATAGCCCGGCTGGATGACGGCTCTGGCGTGCTGGTTCTGACCGATGTGCTGGGAGGCACGCCGTCCAATTGCTGTTATCGACTGACAACGCAGGGGCGGGTTGAGGTAATTGCCGGTGTCAGCCTGCCAATGTTGTTAAGGGCGATCACGTATCGCGAAAATGACCTGGAAACGGTTATCGAAAAAGCACTGTCCGGCGGAAAAAGCGGTGCAGTCAGAATAGATAACTGTTGCTGA
- the gshB gene encoding glutathione synthase, translated as MKIAFLADPLDSFKVWKDSTFAMMVEAQKRGHVIYAFESQDMAYSDGDIVARARQIVLTGKEDANWYRSEEKKFFPLAAFDAVIVRKDPPFDMNYLYSTYLLDLAEAAGARIFNRPAALRDYNEKMAIARFPQFVVPTLVSSDDALLREFHTQHGDVIFKPLDGMGGAGIFRIMGDGMNMGSVIETLTENGGRAIMAQKFIPQIALGDKRVLLINGTVVPYALARIPQKGDIRGNLAVGAQGVAQPLSGRDREIAETLALSLAAEGLFLVGLDIIGDWLTEINVTSPTCFREIAAQTGFNVAEMFFNALDETI; from the coding sequence ATGAAAATTGCATTTCTGGCTGATCCACTGGACAGCTTCAAGGTCTGGAAGGATTCGACTTTCGCCATGATGGTGGAAGCGCAAAAGCGTGGTCATGTGATCTATGCTTTTGAGTCGCAGGACATGGCTTATTCGGATGGCGATATTGTTGCCAGGGCAAGGCAGATCGTACTGACGGGAAAAGAGGATGCCAACTGGTATCGTTCCGAAGAAAAGAAGTTTTTCCCGCTGGCCGCTTTTGATGCGGTCATTGTCCGCAAAGACCCGCCTTTTGATATGAATTATCTTTACAGCACCTATCTGCTTGATCTCGCAGAGGCGGCTGGTGCGCGGATATTCAATCGCCCTGCGGCGCTCAGGGACTATAACGAAAAGATGGCGATTGCCCGTTTCCCCCAATTTGTCGTGCCAACCCTGGTCAGCAGTGACGATGCCTTATTGCGCGAATTTCACACGCAGCACGGGGATGTGATTTTCAAGCCGCTTGATGGAATGGGCGGTGCCGGCATATTTCGTATTATGGGCGATGGCATGAACATGGGCTCGGTGATTGAAACATTGACCGAAAATGGCGGTCGCGCCATCATGGCCCAGAAGTTTATCCCGCAAATTGCGCTGGGGGACAAGCGGGTGTTGCTGATCAATGGCACGGTGGTGCCTTATGCGCTGGCGCGTATCCCGCAAAAGGGGGATATCCGGGGCAATCTGGCAGTTGGGGCGCAGGGCGTGGCACAGCCGTTATCCGGGCGCGACAGGGAAATTGCGGAAACGCTGGCTTTGAGCCTGGCGGCAGAAGGGCTTTTTCTGGTTGGTCTGGATATTATCGGCGACTGGCTGACGGAAATTAACGTAACCAGCCCTACCTGTTTCAGGGAGATTGCAGCGCAGACCGGGTTCAACGTGGCCGAGATGTTTTTCAATGCGCTTGATGAAACAATTTGA
- a CDS encoding AmpG family muropeptide MFS transporter, whose protein sequence is MTTPERKFFSAFHQRMLICVFIGFSSGLPLFILLNLLQAWLAKSGLNVKSLGLFALVMFPYTWKFIWAPLMDRFSLGKMGRRRGWMAITQLGLFFSIGMMGMLDPMKHLLLIGLLCTFVAFLSSSQDIALDAYRRELLPDNEQGLGSAIHVNAYRVAGMVPGALSLILADMMSWQWVFWITAAFMIPGFICSLLIREPEIYGVPPANLREAVVLPFREFVTRAGWKNAFFILSFIFLYKLGDSLATALATKFYLDLGFSMTQIGAIAKTTGFWASLIGGMLGGIWMIRLGINRALWLYGVVQAVSILGFSWIASQGANPYILAFVIGFEALGVGLGTAAFVAYIARTTDKRYSATQYALFTSLAAIPRTFINASAGFIVDQTGWFMFFNICFVLALPGMMMLPKIAPWNGNK, encoded by the coding sequence ATGACAACGCCTGAGCGCAAATTCTTCAGTGCGTTTCACCAGCGCATGCTGATTTGCGTTTTTATCGGTTTTTCATCCGGACTGCCGCTTTTTATCCTGCTTAACCTGCTTCAGGCCTGGCTTGCCAAGTCGGGACTCAATGTCAAATCACTGGGCCTTTTTGCGCTGGTGATGTTCCCCTATACCTGGAAATTTATCTGGGCGCCGCTGATGGACCGCTTCAGCCTTGGAAAGATGGGGCGCCGGCGCGGCTGGATGGCAATTACCCAGCTTGGCCTTTTCTTTTCCATCGGCATGATGGGCATGCTTGATCCGATGAAGCATCTTTTGCTGATTGGCCTCTTGTGCACATTTGTTGCTTTCCTGTCTTCGAGCCAGGATATCGCACTGGATGCCTACCGGCGGGAATTGCTGCCGGATAATGAACAGGGATTGGGCAGTGCCATTCATGTGAATGCCTATCGGGTTGCGGGCATGGTTCCTGGGGCACTCTCCCTGATTTTAGCGGACATGATGAGCTGGCAATGGGTCTTCTGGATAACAGCCGCTTTCATGATTCCAGGATTTATCTGCTCACTTCTGATCAGGGAACCCGAAATATATGGCGTACCTCCTGCCAATCTGCGGGAAGCGGTTGTTTTGCCTTTCAGGGAGTTTGTTACCCGTGCGGGCTGGAAGAATGCTTTTTTTATCCTGAGTTTTATTTTTCTGTACAAGCTGGGGGACAGCCTGGCTACGGCATTGGCAACTAAGTTTTATCTGGACCTGGGATTTAGCATGACCCAGATTGGCGCCATTGCGAAAACGACCGGTTTCTGGGCGAGCCTGATCGGCGGCATGCTGGGGGGGATCTGGATGATCCGCCTGGGCATCAACCGGGCACTGTGGTTGTATGGGGTGGTGCAGGCGGTGTCCATTCTGGGATTCTCATGGATAGCATCACAGGGCGCAAATCCCTATATCCTTGCCTTTGTGATTGGTTTTGAAGCCCTGGGGGTCGGGCTGGGAACGGCGGCCTTTGTTGCCTATATCGCCAGAACCACGGACAAGCGGTACAGTGCCACGCAGTACGCGCTTTTTACGTCTCTGGCGGCGATTCCCCGCACGTTTATCAACGCATCCGCGGGCTTTATCGTGGATCAGACAGGCTGGTTCATGTTTTTCAATATCTGTTTCGTCCTGGCATTGCCGGGCATGATGATGCTCCCCAAAATCGCGCCCTGGAACGGTAACAAATAA
- the gshA gene encoding glutamate--cysteine ligase gives MDPHLVTALNGPLLELEKNVVEATPSIERWFRLEWQDHTPPFYCSVDLRNAGFKLAPVDTNLFPGGFNNLSAEMVPLAVQATMAAIEKYCPDAKNLLLVPENHTRNTYYLQNLARLIKLMRMAGLNVRLGSISEEITGPTELSLPDGSVHVIEPLIRINNGRRVGLPDFNPCTILLNNDLSSGSPAILNEVYEQSLLPPLHAGWTIRRKSNHFAAYDDVVRRFAKLIGVDPWIINPFFNHCSEINFAAREGEECLAANVNSVLVKIRRKYREYGIKEKPFVIVKADAGTYGMGIMTVTDASEITGLNRKQRNKMSVVKEGLEVSDVIIQEGVHSFERVDNAVAEPVVYMIDRYVVGGFYRVHDQRSEIENLNAPGAHFVPLAFSHPHALPDKAAEPGTAVPNRFYMYGVVARLALLAASIELERTDPEMAAI, from the coding sequence ATGGATCCACATTTGGTTACTGCTTTGAATGGCCCGCTCCTTGAGCTGGAGAAAAACGTTGTCGAGGCAACGCCATCGATTGAGAGATGGTTCCGCCTGGAGTGGCAGGATCATACGCCGCCGTTTTACTGTTCGGTGGATTTGCGCAATGCGGGGTTCAAGCTGGCGCCTGTCGATACCAATCTTTTCCCTGGGGGATTTAATAATCTTTCAGCGGAAATGGTGCCGCTGGCGGTTCAGGCCACCATGGCAGCTATTGAAAAGTACTGTCCTGATGCCAAAAACCTTCTGCTGGTGCCGGAAAACCATACACGCAATACCTATTACCTCCAAAATCTGGCGCGGCTGATCAAACTGATGCGGATGGCAGGACTGAATGTGCGCCTGGGCTCCATCTCCGAAGAAATAACCGGCCCGACGGAGCTGTCACTGCCGGATGGTTCGGTTCATGTGATTGAGCCGCTAATCCGGATTAACAACGGGCGCAGGGTCGGCCTGCCGGACTTCAATCCCTGCACCATTTTGCTGAATAATGATCTGAGTTCAGGCAGTCCGGCCATATTGAATGAAGTGTATGAGCAGAGCCTGTTGCCTCCGTTGCATGCGGGCTGGACGATTCGCCGTAAAAGCAATCATTTTGCCGCTTATGATGATGTGGTGCGGCGCTTTGCCAAACTGATCGGTGTTGATCCCTGGATTATCAATCCGTTTTTCAATCACTGCAGCGAGATCAACTTTGCCGCGCGTGAGGGGGAAGAGTGCCTTGCTGCCAATGTCAATTCGGTTCTGGTCAAGATCCGGCGTAAATACAGGGAATACGGCATCAAGGAGAAGCCTTTTGTCATTGTCAAAGCGGATGCCGGCACCTATGGCATGGGTATCATGACAGTAACGGATGCCAGCGAGATCACGGGCCTTAACCGCAAACAGCGCAACAAGATGTCCGTTGTCAAGGAAGGGCTTGAAGTCAGTGATGTCATTATCCAGGAAGGCGTACATTCTTTCGAGCGTGTTGATAATGCGGTTGCCGAGCCGGTTGTTTATATGATTGACCGGTACGTGGTAGGTGGTTTTTACCGCGTTCATGACCAACGTAGCGAGATAGAGAATCTGAATGCGCCGGGCGCTCATTTTGTGCCGCTGGCATTTTCACATCCGCATGCGTTGCCGGATAAGGCCGCAGAGCCGGGTACCGCCGTTCCCAACCGTTTCTATATGTACGGGGTGGTTGCGCGTCTGGCATTGCTGGCGGCATCCATCGAACTCGAAAGAACCGATCCTGAAATGGCCGCTATCTGA
- the metW gene encoding methionine biosynthesis protein MetW → MAVLKLRELRADLAFIAHWVPKEAHVLDLGCGDGAMLEYLHSIKRCSGYGVEIDDEKIPGCASRGVPVIQHDLEKGLDLFADNSFDTVLCLSALQMMKNVEALLHDIARVGNEAIVSFPNFAYWQNRLTLLKGRMPVTQELPYEWYDTPNLRCATISDFGDLANRVGLTVTDCVALHHGKPVSFLRNLRGALAVFRLKKKASSGL, encoded by the coding sequence ATGGCCGTACTCAAACTGCGGGAACTCAGGGCCGACCTGGCATTTATCGCCCACTGGGTGCCTAAAGAGGCGCATGTGCTGGATCTGGGATGTGGCGATGGCGCCATGCTGGAATATCTGCACTCGATAAAAAGATGCAGTGGCTACGGTGTTGAAATTGACGATGAAAAAATTCCGGGCTGTGCAAGCAGGGGGGTACCGGTTATCCAGCATGATCTGGAAAAGGGGCTTGACCTGTTTGCGGATAATTCTTTTGATACGGTGTTGTGCCTGTCCGCGCTGCAAATGATGAAAAATGTGGAAGCGCTGTTGCACGATATTGCAAGGGTGGGTAATGAAGCCATTGTTTCTTTTCCCAATTTTGCTTATTGGCAGAATCGCCTGACGCTGCTGAAAGGGCGTATGCCGGTAACCCAGGAGTTGCCCTATGAGTGGTATGACACCCCGAACCTGCGGTGCGCCACCATCAGTGATTTTGGCGACCTGGCCAATCGGGTCGGGCTGACGGTGACAGACTGTGTGGCGCTTCACCATGGAAAACCGGTGTCTTTTCTTCGCAACCTGCGTGGCGCGCTGGCTGTTTTTCGATTGAAAAAGAAAGCATCATCCGGCTTATGA